From Onychostoma macrolepis isolate SWU-2019 chromosome 05, ASM1243209v1, whole genome shotgun sequence, one genomic window encodes:
- the msna gene encoding moesin a isoform X1 has product MPKTISVRVTTMDAELEFAIQPSTTGKQLFDQVVKTIGLREVWFFGLQYQDTKGFTTWLKLNKKVTAQDVRKESPLLFKFRAKFYPEDVSEELIQEATQRLFFLQVKEGILNDDIYCPPETAVLLASYAVQAKYTDYNKDVHTPGYLSSEKLLPQRVLEQHKLNKEQWEERIQVWHEEHKGMLREDSMMEYLKIAQDLEMYGVNYFSIKNKKGSELWLGVDALGLNIYEQTDKMTPKIGFPWSEIRNISFNDKKFVIKPIDKKAPDFVFYAQRLRINKRILALCMGNHELYMRRRKPDTIEVQQMKAQAKEEKNHKKMERAMLEDERKKREQAEKEKEKIEKEKEELMERLKVIEEQTRRAQQELEEQTRKAMELDQERKCAQEEAERLERERRLAEEAKSTLLQQSESQMKNQEHLATELAELTSKISLLEDAKKKKEEEASEWQMKATQVQEDLEKTKEELKNKVMSAHVQEPVHGENDNDDDESSAEASAELTSAAAYKDRSEEERMTEAEKNERVQKHLLALTSELANARDETKKTQNDILHAENVRAGRDKYKTLRQIRSGNTKQRIDEFECM; this is encoded by the exons GTGGTGAAAACCATTGGGTTAAGGGAGGTGTGGTTTTTTGGACTGCAGTACCAGGATACCAAAGGCTTTACCACCTGGCTTAAACTCAACaagaag GTTACGGCTCAAGACGTCCGCAAGGAGAGTCCTTTGCTGTTTAAATTCAGAGCAAAGTTTTACCCTGAAGATGTTTCAGAGGAGCTGATTCAAGAGGCGACTCAAAGACTCTTCTTCCTTCAG GTGAAAGAGGGGATCCTGAATGATGATATCTACTGCCCCCCGGAGACTGCAGTGTTGCTGGCATCTTACGCAGTGCAGGCCAAATACACTGACTACAACAAGGATGTTCACACTCCTGGATACCTGTCCAGTGAGAAACTGCTCCCACAGAG AGTTCTGGAACAGCACAAGCTGAATAAGGAGCAATGGGAGGAAAGAATTCAGGTCTGGCATGAGGAGCACAAGGGCATGTTGAG agagGACTCTATGATGGAGTATCTGAAGATAGCTCAGGATCTGGAGATGTACGGTGTGAATTACTTCAGTATCAAAAATAAGAAAGGATCAGAGCTGTGGCTGGGTGTGGACGCCCTGGGACTCAACATCTATGAGCAGACTGACAA GATGACCCCTAAAATTGGTTTCCCCTGGAGTGAGAtcagaaacatttctttcaaCGATAAGAAATTTGTCATCAAACCCATTGATAAAAAAGCCCCG GACTTTGTGTTTTATGCCCAGCGTTTACGCATTAATAAGAGGATTCTGGCCTTGTGCATGGGGAACCATGAGCTTTATATGAGACGCCGTAAACCTGACACCATCGAGGTTCAGCAGATGAAGGCACAAGCCAAGGAGGAAAAGAACCACAAGAAGATGGAAag GGCCATGCTGGAGGATGAGCGTAAAAAGAGAGAGCAGGCTgagaaggagaaagagaagattgaaaaagaaaaagaggagCTGATGGAGAGACTCAAAGTGATAGAGGAACAGACGAGAAGAGCTCAGCAAG AGCTGGAGGAGCAGACCCGTAAGGCGATGGAGTTGGATCAGGAGCGTAAATGTGCTCAGGAGGAGGCGGAACGCCTGGAACGGGAACGCCGTCTGGCAGAGGAGGCCAAATCGACTCTGCTGCAGCAGTCTGAGAGCCAGATGAAGAACCAGGAGCATCTG gCAACTGAACTGGCAGAGTTGACTTCTAAGATCTCCCTGCTTGAAGATGCCAAAAAGAAGAAAGAGGAGGAAGCATCAGAGTGGCAAATGAAG GCCACTCAGGTGCAGGAAGACCTGGAGAAGACTAAAGAGGAGCTGAAGAACAAAGTCATGTCAGCCCATGTCCAAGAGCCCGTGCATGGTGAAAACGACAACGACGATGATGAGAGCAGCGCAGAGGCCTCCGCAGAACTCACCTCCGCAGCGGCCTATAAAGACAGGAGTGAGGAGGAGCGCATGACAGAGGCTGAGAAGAACGAACGAGTCCAGAAACATCTGCTG GCTCTTACTTCTGAGCTTGCTAATGCTCGTGACGAGACCAAGAAGACCCAGAACGACATCCTCCACGCAGAGAATGTACGAGCAGGACGAGATAAATACAAGACGCTTCGTCAGATCCGCTCTGGAAACACCAAACAGCGAATTGACGAGTTCGAGTGCATGTAA
- the msna gene encoding moesin a isoform X2 has protein sequence MLSWSLPSNPAPQGNSYLTRVLEQHKLNKEQWEERIQVWHEEHKGMLREDSMMEYLKIAQDLEMYGVNYFSIKNKKGSELWLGVDALGLNIYEQTDKMTPKIGFPWSEIRNISFNDKKFVIKPIDKKAPDFVFYAQRLRINKRILALCMGNHELYMRRRKPDTIEVQQMKAQAKEEKNHKKMERAMLEDERKKREQAEKEKEKIEKEKEELMERLKVIEEQTRRAQQELEEQTRKAMELDQERKCAQEEAERLERERRLAEEAKSTLLQQSESQMKNQEHLATELAELTSKISLLEDAKKKKEEEASEWQMKATQVQEDLEKTKEELKNKVMSAHVQEPVHGENDNDDDESSAEASAELTSAAAYKDRSEEERMTEAEKNERVQKHLLALTSELANARDETKKTQNDILHAENVRAGRDKYKTLRQIRSGNTKQRIDEFECM, from the exons AGTTCTGGAACAGCACAAGCTGAATAAGGAGCAATGGGAGGAAAGAATTCAGGTCTGGCATGAGGAGCACAAGGGCATGTTGAG agagGACTCTATGATGGAGTATCTGAAGATAGCTCAGGATCTGGAGATGTACGGTGTGAATTACTTCAGTATCAAAAATAAGAAAGGATCAGAGCTGTGGCTGGGTGTGGACGCCCTGGGACTCAACATCTATGAGCAGACTGACAA GATGACCCCTAAAATTGGTTTCCCCTGGAGTGAGAtcagaaacatttctttcaaCGATAAGAAATTTGTCATCAAACCCATTGATAAAAAAGCCCCG GACTTTGTGTTTTATGCCCAGCGTTTACGCATTAATAAGAGGATTCTGGCCTTGTGCATGGGGAACCATGAGCTTTATATGAGACGCCGTAAACCTGACACCATCGAGGTTCAGCAGATGAAGGCACAAGCCAAGGAGGAAAAGAACCACAAGAAGATGGAAag GGCCATGCTGGAGGATGAGCGTAAAAAGAGAGAGCAGGCTgagaaggagaaagagaagattgaaaaagaaaaagaggagCTGATGGAGAGACTCAAAGTGATAGAGGAACAGACGAGAAGAGCTCAGCAAG AGCTGGAGGAGCAGACCCGTAAGGCGATGGAGTTGGATCAGGAGCGTAAATGTGCTCAGGAGGAGGCGGAACGCCTGGAACGGGAACGCCGTCTGGCAGAGGAGGCCAAATCGACTCTGCTGCAGCAGTCTGAGAGCCAGATGAAGAACCAGGAGCATCTG gCAACTGAACTGGCAGAGTTGACTTCTAAGATCTCCCTGCTTGAAGATGCCAAAAAGAAGAAAGAGGAGGAAGCATCAGAGTGGCAAATGAAG GCCACTCAGGTGCAGGAAGACCTGGAGAAGACTAAAGAGGAGCTGAAGAACAAAGTCATGTCAGCCCATGTCCAAGAGCCCGTGCATGGTGAAAACGACAACGACGATGATGAGAGCAGCGCAGAGGCCTCCGCAGAACTCACCTCCGCAGCGGCCTATAAAGACAGGAGTGAGGAGGAGCGCATGACAGAGGCTGAGAAGAACGAACGAGTCCAGAAACATCTGCTG GCTCTTACTTCTGAGCTTGCTAATGCTCGTGACGAGACCAAGAAGACCCAGAACGACATCCTCCACGCAGAGAATGTACGAGCAGGACGAGATAAATACAAGACGCTTCGTCAGATCCGCTCTGGAAACACCAAACAGCGAATTGACGAGTTCGAGTGCATGTAA